The Huiozyma naganishii CBS 8797 chromosome 1, complete genome genome window below encodes:
- the RAD1 gene encoding ssDNA endodeoxyribonuclease RAD1 (similar to Saccharomyces cerevisiae RAD1 (YPL022W); ancestral locus Anc_8.473) — protein sequence MPGGGLFVAEDDSDDELLREEFSQQEIGPLGDPQAPPPLSEGPEALGDDVHVDMGDTRSDDDVPLYPLIPIDTDNEKMAAEGGGAPAAVAGGQIRPVSIQLALSLPFQYEMIQNCLSTDDPLMIMGKGLGMSAILSNLLHILGTPTKVGSQLKRSLVIVLNASDNDTQQIAEGLQELSWLDELEEGVGGQDEEDSSVYSRQFTQVTSESLSVERDGSCTCPVGVLSVTSRILIVDLLSGILHPNKVTGMVVLNVETLKDFSNESFILEIYRSQNRWGFIKGFSESPESFVMEFSPLLRRMRDLRFQKVLLWPRFRVEISSCLNNPTTSSNVFEVKVSLTNSMSQIQFGLMECLKKCLAELNRKNPQLALEWWDIDNVLNVNLLRSIDSVMLPNWHRISYDSKQLVKDIRFLKHLLKQIVSADAVDFYEEIQLSLEANKPSISRKYSESPWLLAEESQLVISHARKRIFYKDEYQLEEQPKWDQLLHIIDDIAHEKLGKQITGPTLIACSSTETVRQLTRVLSFAHKKDGFRKLMLKKLQYYKDMRQEKSRTVNEVRKAESEVNKQELSVSSAFSKEEVTSKRRRTRGASFVAAVERLRNAGAGEDIEGAIDSYDLGKELELTEQGAEEDEFDELIPYSPESFVVKPENDLESDQLLPYEEVFQDAQKSGLTSELWEERKSCFSYIPRGDQIIVEKFSNLNDELSLQEQMPSYIIIFEPDLSFIRRVELYRASCSDNPCKVYFMYYGESVEEQNHLTAIKREKDAFSKLIRENANIAHHYETMEDISHFKNLAERKIKLSKINRGNARNAGGQRGFQNYTQDVVVVDTREFNASLPGLLFRYGVRVVPCMLSVGDYIITPEICLERKSISDLIGSLQNNRLVSQCKKMQAFYKYPTLLIEFDGSQSFSLEPFGEGRSYRNQNASTTHPISSKLSQEEIQSKLAKVVMKFPRLRIIWSSSPLQSVNIILELKLGREQPNPTTAIEYGTNLRKNAKKDKVTLQTAEEVYFTELLKVPGVSNIDYFNLKKKVKTFARLKKLSMKELTDITGDQLLAEKVLNFVQQVISNAQQSEQESADDNVQSDDDILNL from the coding sequence ATGCCTGGTGGAGGGTTGTTTGTTGCGGAAGATGACTCAGACGATGAGCTTTTGAGAGAGGAGTTTTCTCAGCAAGAAATTGGACCCTTAGGTGACCCACAAGCGCCACCTCCACTGTCGGAGGGGCCAGAGGCCCTTGGCGATGATGTTCATGTTGACATGGGAGATACACGGTCCGATGATGATGTTCCGTTGTATCCATTGATCCCAATTGATACGGATAATGAGAAAATGGCTGCTGAGGGTGGTGGAGCACCGGCAGCAGTAGCAGGAGGGCAAATACGACCCGTCAGTATCCAGCTGGCACTCTCCCTGCCCTTCCAGTACGAAATGATTCAAAATTGTCTTAGTACGGACGACCCTCTGATGATTATGGGGAAAGGACTTGGGATGTCTGCTATTCTGTCAAACCTACTGCACATTCTTGGAACGCCGACGAAGGTCGGTTCCCAATTGAAAAGGTCGTTGGTCATTGTTCTGAACGCTTCAGATAATGACACTCAGCAGATAGCAGAAGGATTACAGGAGCTGTCCTGGCTGgatgaactggaagaaggtgttggtgggcaggacgaggaggacagCTCTGTTTACAGTCGCCAGTTCACACAAGTCACCTCGGAATCCCTTAGCGTCGAAAGAGACGGCAGTTGTACCTGTCCGGTGGGAGTACTGAGTGTCACGTCTCGTATTCTGATAGTAGACCTGCTCTCAGGTATCTTACACCCGAATAAAGTAACAGGGATGGTGGTCCTCAACGTCgagactttgaaggatttcTCAAACGAGTCCTTCATACTGGAGATATACAGATCGCAGAACAGGTGGGGGTTTATCAAGGGGTTTTCAGAGTCACCAGAATCCTTTGTGATGGAGTTCTCACCACTCTTGAGAAGGATGAGAGACCTGAgatttcaaaaagttttGCTCTGGCCAAGGTTCCGCGTCGAGATATCCTCGTGTCTGAACAACCCTACAACATCAAGTAACGTTTTTGAAGTGAAAGTGTCGCTGACAAACTCGATGTCCCAGATTCAGTTCGGACTGATGGAATGCCTAAAGAAATGTCTGGCCGAATTGAATAGAAAGAACCCGCAGCTAGCGTTGGAATGGTGGGACATCGACAACGTTTTGAACGTGAATCTGCTACGCTCCATAGACTCCGTGATGTTGCCCAATTGGCATAGAATATCTTACGACTCCAAACAGCTCGTCAAGGATATCAGATTTTTGAAACATTTGTTGAAACAAATAGTAAGTGCAGATGCAGTCGATTTTTACGAGGAGATACAATTGAGCTTGGAGGCTAATAAACCCTcgatttcaagaaaatactCAGAATCGCCCTGGTTATTAGCAGAGGAGTCTCAACTTGTAATATCTCACGcgagaaagagaatattttATAAAGACGAGTACCAACTAGAAGAACAGCCTAAATGGGATCAGTTACTACACATAATTGACGATATCGCCCACGAAAAATTAGGGAAACAAATAACGGGTCCAACTTTAATTGCTTGTTCCTCCACTGAAACAGTAAGACAACTGACTAGAGTACTGAGCTTTGCCCACAAGAAAGATGGATTTAGGAAGTTaatgttgaaaaagttACAGTACTATAAGGACATGAGACAAGAGAAGTCTCGCACGGTGAATGAAGTGCGGAAAGCCGAATCTGAGGTAAACAAGCAGGAGTTATCTGTTAGTAGCGCCTTCTCCAAGGAGGAAGTAACGtcgaaaagaagaaggacaaggGGGGCTTCTTTTGTTGCTGCGGTAGAGAGGTTGCGGAACGCTGGTGCTGGGGAAGATATAGAGGGAGCTATAGATTCTTATGATCTTGGaaaagaactggaacttACAGAACAGGGAGCGGAGGAAGACGAGTTTGATGAGCTGATTCCGTACTCTCCGGAAAGCTTCGTTGTCAAACCGGAGAACGATCTAGAAAGTGATCAGCTGCTTCCATACGAAGAAGTGTTCCAAGATGCGCAAAAATCAGGGCTTACGTCCGAATTATGGGAGGAAAGAAAGTCATGTTTTTCTTACATCCCCAGAGGAGACCAGATCATTGTAGAAAAATTCTCCAATTTGAATGATGAGCTGTCGCTGCAAGAACAGATGCCATCatatattattatatttGAACCGGACCTCTCATTTATCAGACGTGTTGAGTTATATCGAGCTTCATGCAGCGATAACCCTTGTAAAGTGTACTTCATGTACTATGGTGAGAGTGTCGAAGAACAAAACCATTTGACAGCAATCAAGAGGGAAAAGGATGCATTTAGTAAGTTGATTAGAGAAAATGCGAATATAGCGCATCATTATGAGACGATGGAAGATATTTCGCATTTCAAAAACCTGGCAGAAAGGAAGATAAAATTGAGTAAAATCAACAGAGGGAACGCCAGAAATGCTGGTGGCCAACGTGGTTTCCAGAACTATACTCAAGACGTTGTTGTCGTGGACACACGTGAATTCAACGCGTCTTTGCCCGGCCTGCTTTTCAGATATGGTGTACGTGTTGTACCTTGCATGTTATCCGTTGGTGACTACATTATCACTCCAGAAATATGTCTGGAAAGGAAGTCAATTTCAGATTTAATCGGGTCCCTTCAAAACAACAGACTGGTTTCTCAATGTAAAAAAATGCAGGCATTTTATAAATACCCAACTCTTTTGATCGAGTTTGATGGAAGCCaatctttttctttggagccctttggagaaggaagaagttACAGGAATCAAAACGCATCTACCACACACCCTATCTCAAGCAAACTGTCGCAAGAAGAAATCCAGTCAAAACTTGCTAAAGTGGTCATGAAATTTCCCCGGTTGAGAATCATTTGGTCTTCTTCACCCCTTCAAAGTGTGAACATAATCCTAGAATTGAAACTAGGAAGAGAACAGCCGAATCCAACAACGGCAATTGAGTACGGTACTAATCTAAGGAAGAATGCCAAAAAAGACAAAGTCACCCTGCAAACGGCTGAAGAAGTATATTTCACGGAACTATTAAAGGTACCTGGAGTTTCCAATATCGATTATTTCAACCTCAAGAAAAAGGTGAAAACGTTTGCTCggttgaagaaactgagCATGAAAGAGCTAACTGATATTACAGGAGACCAGCTATTGGCAGAAAAGGTGttaaattttgttcaacaagttaTAAGTAATGCCCAGCAGTCTGAACAAGAATCTGCAGATGACAACGTCCAAAGCGACGATGACATTCTTAATCTTTAA
- the SWI1 gene encoding Swi1p (similar to Saccharomyces cerevisiae SWI1 (YPL016W); ancestral locus Anc_8.472): protein MSPMEMGHSTGGGSLSPQAILARNSMLKSGGMPMGNDPVRPRSSHTPVNPETPQHILMMNNGNGSNNTSNNIQPQQIMSNHGSPFMQEPQQLHRNAYSAGPGNNMQMPTGNVSAGAPNNVYGDRGTMFNPLQQQQQQQQRFQQLQQQQQQQQQQQQRQQQTEGYTTVGQIPLSNVRGSQPPQMGPGIPPNQQMMGTQPTQQQFRQQQQQQQQQQQQQQQQQQQQQQQQQQQQQPRRILQNLNPVLQKRISNELNNKQYELFMKSLIEHCKRMNMPLQALPEIQGQKVNLFLIHIMVQKLGGSEQVTANNMWGEIGQKIQIRDFKELEIIYYRYLLPYERYMVSPDGIKETQAKKIFLQQFLQELLNKLKNPPQQFVNNNPNVLQRPPSANMMNQPTPNPIGAPMGMNPVPQNVMVPQGNSNNIIRDDIPGVSPAQTAEKAPKKKAPKKTRKPRQKKKTKKELEQERKQKEEFEKQQRLILEEQHRQQKLLMEKKRQDVYQQELAKLPKVYKRTAIKNYKSLKRPIENVNGYDISYISQVGEKIDANRPIFLFAPELGTINLHALSMSLESNHLGEVNAALNTLLVTSADNGLDISLNLYFGLLNVLCKLGINLLNTLVNESGKTNLELRTTNLNFTQNYCDEYDVESFIDNTKVAYTRNERVMDEVFERYTKKMETGGDAFSKHKTILVDSLTGVDTNQMHFTSAPIDSIPLKVDESSCDEVDGLMEPHNDSSIGRVKKWTLLPKQMKYQKDISQGYELDIPSYMDSLKRVTEEVDTPFSKVCTRGAEDTRVMIADQLSTISMIIRNLSFSDINATLMCKSHFLKRFISDLLWVLFLDSKKLVFTRVALNLKKDIVITLTNISHHWKVDSHTDAFLILLLISSFGVSKSVNKERKDDEKALEFEYSEYPMNWGKYHSFGVDTLAKLLSLGHPNRDLFKAVLLNNYEDDTSSRYCDDISIVKSLIEVYKGSEKRHLLNNVVSFLLSVIPFHQLSAHPEYVEQASPIIAQTLTSLFQIVNFVSVDGTDNLPLSWLKNFENIGLNLKKLYEFYQNLVIRKNSESPLYKLISCNAVKLLRLLIKKSAVDAQSCKELMTVAYLLPSESDFFAILTNPIVDIDFINEIDMFYKVRNEVYSKI from the coding sequence ATGAGCCCAATGGAGATGGGGCACTCGACAGGCGGGGGCAGTTTGTCCCCACAGGCTATTTTAGCTCGAAATTCAATGTTAAAATCCGGTGGGATGCCGATGGGTAACGACCCCGTCAGACCTAGGTCCAGTCACACGCCTGTGAACCCAGAGACGCCGCAACATATACTTATGATGAATAACGGGAATGGCTCGAATAACACCAGTAATAACATTCAACCGCAGCAGATCATGTCGAACCACGGATCCCCATTCATGCAGGAACCGCAGCAACTGCATAGAAATGCGTACAGCGCTGGGCCAGGGAATAATATGCAGATGCCGACGGGTAATGTTTCCGCAGGAGCACCCAATAATGTCTATGGCGACAGAGGCACCATGTTCAACCctttgcaacagcagcagcaacagcagcaaagaTTTCAACAGctacagcagcaacagcagcaacagcagcaacagcagcaacgaCAACAGCAGACAGAAGGCTACACCACAGTCGGTCAAATCCCGCTTTCGAACGTGCGTGGCTCTCAGCCACCGCAGATGGGACCTGGTATACCCCCAAACCAACAGATGATGGGAACACAACCAACCCAGCAACAGTTCaggcagcagcaacagcaacagcaacagcaacagcaacagcaacagcaacagcaacagcaacagcaacagcaacagcaacaacagcaacaaccaaGACGTATTTTACAAAACTTGAACCCAGTGttacaaaaaagaatatctAATGAACTGAATAACAAACAATACGAACTGTTCATGAAATCGTTGATAGAACACTGTAAGAGAATGAACATGCCCTTACAGGCTTTACCAGAAATACAGGGCCAAAAAGTGAACCTTTTTCTAATACATATCATGGTGCAGAAATTGGGAGGCAGCGAACAGGTAACTGCTAACAATATGTGGGGGGAAATTGGtcaaaaaatacaaattAGAGACTTCAAGGAGTTGGAAATCATTTACTACAGGTACTTGCTCCCCTACGAAAGGTATATGGTTTCGCCAGATGGGATAAAGGAAACTCAGgcgaaaaaaatatttctGCAGCAGTTTCTACAAGAGCTTCTGAATAAACTGAAGAACCCACCTCAACAGTTTGTGAATAACAACCCCAATGTGTTACAAAGACCACCTAGCGCCAATATGATGAATCAACCTACCCCGAACCCAATAGGTGCCCCCATGGGAATGAATCCCGTCCCTCAGAATGTAATGGTACCTCAAGGAAATTCCAATAACATAATCAGAGATGACATTCCTGGTGTATCGCCGGCCCAAACTGCAGAGAAAGctccaaagaagaaagcaCCAAAGAAAACTCGCAAGCCAagacagaagaaaaaaactaAGAAGGAGCTGGAACAGGAGAGAAAACAGAAGgaagaatttgaaaagcAGCAAAGGCTGATATTGGAGGAGCAACATAGGCAACAAAAACTGCTgatggaaaagaagagacaagATGTATACCAGCAGGAATTGGCCAAATTGCCTAAAGTTTACAAAAGAACTGCCATAAAAAACTACAAAAGCTTGAAGAGACCCATCGAAAATGTTAATGGGTATGACATATCCTACATATCTCAGGTTGGTGAGAAAATTGACGCCAACAGACCcattttcctctttgcaCCTGAACTGGGGACAATAAACTTACATGCTTTATCAATGTCGCTCGAATCAAACCACTTGGGTGAAGTGAACGCTGCTTTGAATACGCTTCTTGTCACCAGTGCTGATAACGGGCTCGATATTTCGTTAAACTTATACTTTGGGTTACTAAACGTGCTTTGCAAATTGGGTAtaaacttgttgaacacCTTGGTCAATGAAAGCGGGAAGACAAACCTGGAATTGAGAACGACAAATTTGAACTTTACACAAAATTACTGCGACGAATACGATGTAGAGTCCTTTATTGACAACACAAAAGTGGCATACACAAGGAATGAAAGAGTGATGGatgaagtttttgaacgatacaccaaaaaaatggagaCCGGGGGCGACgcattttcaaagcatAAGACCATACTAGTTGATTCATTAACCGGGGTCGACACTAACCAGATGCATTTCACTAGTGCACCTATAGATTCAATTCCTCTTAAGGTGGATGAGAGCTCGTGCGATGAAGTAGACGGTTTAATGGAACCTCACAACGATAGTTCCATCGGACGAGTCAAAAAGTGGACTTTACTACCGAAACAAATgaaatatcaaaaagaTATTTCACAAGGCTACGAACTGGACATTCCATCTTATAtggactctttgaaaagggTGACTGAAGAGGTTGACACGCCATTTAGCAAAGTGTGCACGCGAGGGGCTGAGGATACCCGCGTCATGATAGCTGACCAGCTATCCACCATTTCCATGATAATCCGGAACCTATCGTTTTCTGACATCAACGCAACCTTGATGTGTAAGAGccattttttgaaaaggtttATCTCTGATTTGTTATGGGTACTGTTTTTGGACAGTAAGAAGTTAGTATTCACTAGAGTGgctttgaatttgaaaaaggaCATCGTTATCACGCTAACAAATATATCCCACCATTGGAAAGTTGACTCGCATACAGATGCGTTCCTCATCCTTTTGCTAATATCGAGTTTTGGTGTATCGAAATCCGTTAATAAAGAACGCAAGGATGATGAAAAGGCGTTAGAGTTTGAATATTCAGAATATCCAATGAACTGGGGGAAATACCACTCGTTTGGTGTTGACACATTGGCAAAACTACTCTCTTTGGGCCACCCCAACAGAGACTTATTCAAGGCTGTGTTATTGAACAACTATGAAGATGACACGTCCTCCAGATATTGCGATGACATTAGCATTGTTAAGTCTTTGATAGAAGTTTATAAGGGCAGTGAGAAAAGACATTTACTGAACAATGTGGTATCATTTTTACTTTCTGTTATTCCCTTCCACCAGCTATCAGCACATCCGGAATACGTTGAACAAGCCTCCCCAATCATTGCCCAAACTTTGACTTCTCTTTTCCAAATAGTAAACTTTGTATCGGTTGACGGAACTGACAACCTTCCATTATCCTGGCTcaagaattttgaaaatatcgGGTTGAATCTAAAGAAGCTGTACGAATTCTACCAAAACTTGGTGATACGGAAGAACTCAGAAAGTCCGTTGTATAAGCTGATAAGTTGTAATGCTGTTAAGTTGTTGAGATTGCTGATCAAAAAGAGTGCGGTAGATGCTCAGTCCTGTAAAGAGTTAATGACTGTGGCTTATCTACTCCCTAGCGAATCCGATTTCTTTGCCATCTTAACAAATCCCATCGTGGATATCGATTTTATTAATGAGATTGACATGTTCTACAAGGTAAGGAACGAAGTCTACAGTAAAATCTAG
- the CWC2 gene encoding active spliceosome conformation promoter CWC2 (similar to Saccharomyces cerevisiae CWC2 (YDL209C); ancestral locus Anc_8.466) — translation MAVYQWRDRRARRQVKEEELPSGLPPQSGVTFNVWYNKWSHGDSSRGSQRFVSPFRLDPARDSGRTRSSGDVDAQFCLFFARGCCVLGPQCTYLHHIPEDGAEGPRMPVRDCFGREKFSQYRDDMGGVGSFNNANRTLYIGGIAGALNDKPLKPLQIESRLRYLFNKLGALDRIRYVEAKNCAFVTFKSTANAEFAKEAMTNQTLLVPTDKEYPQRLEGSGLLVKWSHEDPDPEARARAQKQTHSNSLQLMNRILQDHAQGNDTTATKVRPRDADADGDTATHKRQKLVEYSSSSDDSDGA, via the coding sequence ATGGCTGTATATCAATGGAGAGACCGGCGCGCGAGACGGCAAGTgaaagaggaggagttGCCCTCCGGGTTGCCGCCGCAGAGCGGTGTGACGTTCAACGTATGGTACAACAAGTGGTCCCATGGGGACTCGTCTCGAGGCTCGCAGCGGTTTGTGAGCCCCTTCAGGCTGGACCCGGCGCGGGACAGTGGACGCACGCGGTCTTCAGGGGATGTTGACGCGCAGTTTTGCCTGTTCTTTGCTCGAGGGTGTTGCGTTTTGGGTCCGCAGTGCACGTACTTGCACCACATACCGGAGGACGGTGCAGAGGGCCCCCGTATGCCCGTGAGGGACTGCTTTGGCAGGGAGAAGTTTTCTCAGTACAGGGATGACATGGGTGGTGTTGGGTCCTTCAATAACGCCAACCGTACTTTGTACATTGGTGGGATTGCCGGTGCACTGAACGATAAACCGCTGAAACCGTTGCAGATTGAAAGCCGGCTGCGATACTTGTTCAATAAGCTGGGAGCCCTAGACAGGATCCGGTACGTGGAAGCCAAGAACTGTGCATTCGTCACGTTTAAGAGCACTGCGAACGCGGAGTTTGCTAAGGAGGCTATGACGAACCAGACACTGCTCGTTCCTACAGACAAAGAGTACCCACAGCGACTGGAGGGTTCCGGGCTGCTTGTCAAATGGTCGCACGAGGACCCTGACCCAGAGGCCCGTGCTCGTGCTCAGAAACAGACGCACTCGAACTCGTTGCAACTGATGAACCGTATCTTGCAGGACCATGCCCAGGGGAATGACACAACGGCCACCAAAGTAAGACCCAGAGATGCAGACGCAGACGGAGACACGGCAACGCACAAACGACAGAAGCTCGTCGAGTACAGCTCGTCGTCCGACGACTCTGACGGCGCCTGA
- the GLE1 gene encoding nucleoporin GLE1 (similar to Saccharomyces cerevisiae GLE1 (YDL207W); ancestral locus Anc_8.460) gives MNPQLENLLLKLDIGSKFPFSLNEPVKVRLPRGPLEEPAYKLSDDENFSSDRDELDNPMPVLPIIALSDLQGVFKDKLARIRSANENQVAVITEEKRQLEIARKREEERLKAERELREKREREERERREREAAKSRKRQEEEEREERKRQEQLKIESAKREASQGKYVTSRTKIEETFWHYKNKVVEIKQTIAEPAKALPKDIKSLLSQHKRKINPKFGQLTNSLQQLTAIKNELNNLIGQCKAAPNPLIYPWILNFCAKAIVHQAETEVRVKPESATPLAKLSCFLLQQFPELGELLMARFVKKCPYVIGYTCAIETEKGRSSMGWKRKSDDKWESDTSYDERMAGMMTLFAAITMLPESNQQPVNEKWSVVASWQIVARMANLPTASLTNTHFILLGAWWDSCAFEFLGTFGNQADKLLRLVGDALTQSVNEHKFVGAARLRILYEDYVQNRTIKQFQPMDQ, from the coding sequence ATGAACCCGCAATTGGAGAATCTGCTACTCAAATTGGATATTGGGTCCAAGTTTCCCTTCTCGCTGAACGAACCGGTGAAGGTGAGATTACCCCGTGGTCCATTAGAGGAACCTGCTTACAAGCTTTCTGACGATGAGAATTTCAGCAGTGATAGGGACGAGTTGGACAATCCGATGCCCGTACTCCCTATCATTGCACTATCAGACTTGCAAGGTGTGTTCAAGGATAAGTTGGCTCGCATAAGATCCGCTAATGAGAATCAAGTAGCTGTTATAACAGAGGAGAAGCGTCAATTGGAAATAGCACGCAAGAGGGAGGAGGAGAGGCTCAAAGCCGAGCGTGAACTGAGGGAGAAACGGGAACGGGAAGAACGCGAGAGGCGAGAACGAGAGGCGGCTAAGTCGCGTAAaagacaagaagaagaggaaagagaggAAAGGAAACGGCAAGAGCAGCTGAAGATTGAATCGGCCAAGAGAGAGGCCTCCCAAGGTAAGTACGTCACCAGTCGTACAAAGATTGAGGAAACGTTCTGGCACTACAAGAATAAAGTGGTCGAAATCAAACAGACAATCGCTGAGCCTGCTAAGGCATTGCCCAAGGACATAAAAAGTCTTTTGTCTCAACATAAGAGAAAGATCAACCCGAAATTTGGTCAATTGACAAACTCGTTGCAACAACTGACGGCTATTAAGAACGAACTGAACAATCTGATAGGACAATGCAAGGCCGCTCCAAACCCACTGATATACCCATGGATTCTTAACTTCTGTGCAAAGGCTATTGTGCATCAAGCTGAAACTGAAGTGCGCGTAAAACCGGAGTCAGCGACACCACTTGCCAAGTTATCATGCTTCCTGCTCCAACAGTTCCCTGAACTGGGCGAACTGTTGATGGCAAGGTTCGTCAAGAAGTGCCCATATGTGATTGGGTACACCTGTGCCATCGAGACGGAAAAGGGCAGATCGAGCATGGGTTGGAAAAGGAAATCCGACGACAAGTGGGAGAGCGATACGTCCTACGACGAAAGAATGGCAGGCATGATGACACTGTTCGCAGCCATTACAATGTTACCAGAGAGCAACCAGCAGCCCGTCAACGAGAAATGGTCTGTCGTGGCCTCTTGGCAAATCGTGGCCAGAATGGCAAACTTACCAACGGCATCCCTAACAAATACACATTTTATCTTACTAGGTGCCTGGTGGGACTCTTGCGCCTTTGAATTCTTGGGTACATTCGGGAATCAAGCGGATAAACTGCTGCGACTAGTAGGAGACGCGCTGACACAGTCCGTGAACGAACACAAATTTGTCGGTGCTGCCAGACTCAGGATTCTTTACGAGGATTACGTGCAGAACCGTACCATAAAGCAGTTCCAACCCATGGATCAGTGA